The following proteins are encoded in a genomic region of Pyrus communis chromosome 11, drPyrComm1.1, whole genome shotgun sequence:
- the LOC137708448 gene encoding uncharacterized protein encodes MAATDEFADLERARELLDHATRLQYEAKHLIMAAITKRPSPQGQTSAPITSTVPGISAQPNFTLPQPVFRNPDPIRMMDLRPEKERIREDIIAAETLRRRELEAEVRRELKLERELAMKTAPAEGLGTTRFATHKNSVFEPFSFGTMPISEPVTNDFKSPSTAFDSFSLPLLISEPMINGFMSSPPLLPPPSDLSSKNKLILLEKPNPNLSGGKRKRPPIVGSSELPPFGLKKKPREEWSCTLCQVSETTEKGLIQHINGKKHKAKEAELRAQQLDKSSRNAPSTQFSKPKETNGITSSKLEAKQVRKSVLDHNETGDGSGQKLQDQGTSKEDKEEPSMPEDQCGGGLKNKDKVETADGLERNEDVAKQSSFKFWCEMCQKGANNTKVMSQHMSGKKHNARSQKVTPKNVSSASSMISAEASKEPEDADAAKEAHEKFNAIVAELMRAHNAVLAKETESTAEIIVANSNKPAESNLPSASSMASAEASKEAGDADAAKEAHLKLNAIATELIRTHNVDLSKEPFVYSSNQPTVRLT; translated from the exons ATGGCGGCAACTGATGAATTTGCAGACCTTGAACGCGCGCGGGAGTTGTTAGATCATGCAACTCGACTCCAGTACGAAGCAAAGCACCTGATCATGGCTGCAATCACCAAGCGTCCATCTCCGCAAG GCCAAACTTCTGCTCCTATTACTTCCACCGTACCGGGGATCTCAGCCCAACCAAATTTTACGCTGCCACAACCGGTTTTCCGGAATCCGGACCCGATACGGATGATGGACCTCCGGCCGGAGAAGGAGAGGATAAGGGAGGACATTATCGCTGCTGAGACTTTGCGACGGCGGGAGCTTGAAGCGGAGGTCAGGAGAGAGCTCAAGTTGGAGAGAGAGTTGGCTATGAAAACAGCCCCTGCTGAAGGACTCGGCACAACGCGGTTCGCTACTCATAAGAACTCCGTATTCGAACCATTCTCGTTCGGCACAATGCCGATATCGGAGCCTGTGACCAACGACTTCAAGTCGCCGTCTACCGCATTTGATTCGTTCTCGTTGCCACTGCTGATTTCGGAACCTATGATCAACGGCTTCATGTCATCACCGCCGCTACTTCCTCCTCCTTCAGACCTCAGCAGCAAGAACAAGTTGATCTTACTG GAAAAACCTAACCCAAATCTTTCTGGAGGCAAGCGGAAAAGACCACCGATAGTGGGTTCTAGTGAGCTGCCTCCATTTGGGTTGAAAAAGAAACCCAGGGAGGAATGGAGTTGCACCCTGTGCCAGGTTAGCGAAACAACTGAGAAAGGCTTAATTCAACACATAAACGGTAAGAAGCACAAGGCCAAGGAAGCGGAATTGAGAGCTCAGCAACTGGACAAGAGCTCCAGGAATGCACCATCTACACAGTTTTCTAAGCCTAAAGAGACGAATGGTATCACAAGCTCTAAATTAGAGGCCAAACAAGTAAGGAAATCAGTGCTTGACCATAATGAAACCGGTGATGGTTCAGGCCAGAAATTGCAGGATCAAGGCACTTCAAAAGAGGACAAAGAGGAACCATCAATGCCAGAAGACCAGTGTGGAGGGGGTTTGAAGAATAAAGACAAGGTTGAAACGGCTGATGGACTGGAGAGAAATGAAGATGTAGCAAAACAAAGTAGCTTTAAGTTTTGGTGTGAAATGTGCCAAAAGGGTGCCAACAATACAAAGGTGATGTCACAACATATGAGCGGCAAGAAGCACAATGCTAGGAGTCAGAAGGTTACACCAAAGAATGTTTCAAGTGCAAGTTCCATGATATCAGCAGAGGCTAGTAAGGAACCAGAAGATGCTGATGCAGCCAAAGAAGCACATGAAAAGTTCAATGCCATCGTCGCAGAGCTAATGAGAGCGCATAATGCTGTCCTGGCAAAAGAAACAGAGAGCACTGCAGAAATTATTGTTGCAAATAGCAATAAACCAGCTGAATCTAATCTTCCGAGTGCAAGTTCCATGGCATCTGCAGAGGCTAGTAAGGAGGCAGGAGATGCTGATGCAGCCAAAGAAGCACATTTAAAGCTCAATGCCATCGCCACGGAGCTAATCAGGACGCATAATGTAGATCTGTCAAAAGAACCGTTCGTCTACAGCAGCAATCAACCTACTGTGAGGTTGACTTGA
- the LOC137749507 gene encoding cytochrome P450 736A117-like yields MLLHFGSVPVLVVSSAEAAKEILKTHDLTFSDRPKSTIFQKLLYNYKDVSTATYGEYWRQVKSICVSHLLTNKRVQSFRCVREEETKLMIKKINQSCSTNESSVVNLTEMFVTLTNDVICRIALGRKYCGGEGGKMFKEILGEFMELLGRLVIGDYIPWLAWLSCVNGLGTKLDKVAKRFDEFLDGIVQEHIDGAKSGVEHEEKDFVDVLLWIQKENLAGFPLARVSIKALILDMFAAGTDTYTIIDWAMSELLSHPRVMKKLQKEVRGIARSKTEIITEDDLVGMHYLKAVFKETLRLHPPVPLLMPRKSTQDVKIHGYDIKVNTQVIVNAWVIGRDPKSYEKPEEFEPERFLNSGIDYKGNDFELIPFGAGRRGCPGIQFAMAVNEIGLANLVHKFDWELHGGARAEDLDMTESAGLTKRRKYPLKAVAIPYLK; encoded by the exons ATGCTTCTCCATTTTGGAAGTGTTCCAGTCCTTGTTGTTTCTTCAGCTGAGGCAGCCAAGGAGATCTTGAAAACTCATGACCTCACATTTTCTGACCGACCCAAGTCCACCATCTTTCAGAAGCTCCTCTACAACTACAAAGACGTCTCAACAGCGACATATGGTGAGTACTGGAGGCAGGTGAAGAGCATATGTGTTTCTCATCTCTTGACCAACAAAAGGGTACAATCCTTTCGCTGTGTGAGAGAAGAGGAAACCAAGTTgatgattaagaaaataaatcagTCTTGCAGTACTAACGAATCTTCAGTTGTGAATTTGACTGAAATGTTTGTGACTCTTACTAATGATGTTATATGTAGAATTGCGTTGGGGAGAAAGTATTGTGGTGGAGAAGGAGGGAAAATGTTTAAGGAGATTTTGGGGGAGTTTATGGAATTGTTGGGACGTCTTGTGATTGGGGACTATATCCCGTGGCTTGCTTGGTTGAGCTGTGTCAATGGTTTGGGCACTAAACTAGACAAGGTGGCTAAAAGGTTTGATGAGTTTTTAGATGGAATTGTTCAAGAGCATATAGATGGTGCAAAGAGTGGAGTTGAGCATGAGGAAAAGGACTTTGTGGACGTTTTGCTTTGGATTCAGAAAGAAAACCTAGCCGGTTTTCCTCTTGCTAGAGTTAGCATAAAGGCCCTCATCTTG GATATGTTTGCTGCTGGCACTGATACATATACAATCATAGACTGGGCAATGTCTGAGCTTTTGAGCCATCCAAGGGTGATGAAAAAACTGCAAAAGGAAGTAAGGGGAATAGCAAGAAGTAAAACCGAGATAATAACCGAGGATGATTTGGTTGGAATGCACTACTTGAAGGCAGTGTTCAAGGAGACTCTTCGTTTACATCCTCCAGTTCCATTACTAATGCCAAGAAAGTCAACCCAAGATGTGAAAATCCATGGCTACGACATTAAAGTCAACACACAAGTCATAGTGAATGCATGGGTAATCGGAAGAGATCCCAAATCCTACGAAAAACCGGAGGAGTTTGAGCCAGAAAGGTTCTTGAATAGCGGTATAGATTATAAAGGGAATGACTTTGAATTGATTCCATTTGGAGCTGGCAGGAGGGGCTGCCCAGGAATTCAGTTTGCCATGGCGGTTAATGAAATTGGTTTGGCAAATTTGGTGCATAAATTCGATTGGGAGTTGCATGGCGGAGCAAGAGCGGAGGATTTAGACATGACCGAGTCTGCTGGTTTAACCAAACGTAGAAAATACCCTCTTAAAGCGGTTGCTATTCCATATTTAAAATGA